The Gossypium hirsutum isolate 1008001.06 chromosome D07, Gossypium_hirsutum_v2.1, whole genome shotgun sequence genome includes the window TTTAAGTGCTAAAGTTTAAGTCCATTATACATCGTGGGTCTTGTGTTTTAGTTATATAGTGTTGTCATTAGACCTGTTTATGGGCTGGATTATCTGCTCAGGTCCGAAGATTTGCCCGAAATTTGGGagggtttagataaaaatattaagtccGAAAAATAGgcttaggcaaaaaaaaaaaatagactcatttaaaatatgggtcgggctcaggcttgaacattcaaggcttgAGTTCGACCTGACCTaacccatttttaagtttataatattttatattatgttagttttatatattatgtaatttagaatacattaaaaaaataaatatacactaaatatataatactattataatataaatattaaaataatattaagattattatataaaaaaatttaataaataaaaaattattaaattattaaatattaaaataatataaaccaACCTAAATGGGTTTAGATAATTCTTTTGTAAATGCTGTTGTCATATATGAGTTTTGAATCGATTTAGATAAGAGTTAAAAAACCCATATTTtcaaaaccctaaatccctatAAAGCGGAACTATATATACTTGTTATACCCACTCGTTTTCTCCTCTTGAGCTCTTCGGCCTCTCACTGTTTTCCTTCAAAACCCTAATAGCTGTCCTCTCCTCCTGAACGTGTTCGAAAATGGCTGGTTCTGAGGGATTGATTCTACGTGGCACCATGCGTGCCCACACCGACATGGTGACAGCCATTGCTACTCCCATCGATAACTCCGACATGATCGTCACTTCCTCCCGCGACAAATCCATCATCCTTTGGCACTTAACCAAGGACGAAAAGACCTACGGTGTCCCTCGTCGTCGTCTCACCGGTCACTCTCACTTCGTGCAAGACGTTGTCCTCTCTTCCGATTCTCAGTTCGCTCTCTCTGGTTCCTGGGATGGTGAGCTTCGTCTCTGGGACTTATCTGCCGGTACCTCAGCTCGCCGTTTTGTCGGCCACACCAAAGATGTTCTCTCTGTTGCCTTTTCAATTGACAACCGTCAAATTGTTTCGGCTTCTCGAGATCGAACTATCAGGCTTTGGAATACCCTTGGAGAATGTAAATACACAATCCAAGAAGGTGACGCTCATACCGACTGGGTTAGCTGCGTTCGTTTCAGCCCAAATACTGTCCAACCCACCATTGTTTCAGCTTCATGGGACAAGACTGTTAAAGTTTGGAACCTGACCAACTGTAAGATTCGTAACACCTTGTCCGGACACTCCGGTTATGTGAATACGGTGGCGGTTTCACCTGATGGGTCTTTGTGTGCCAGTGGAGGAAAAGATGGAGTGATTCTGTTATGGGATTTGGCTGAAGGAAAGAAGCTTTATAGTCTTGATGCAGGTTCCGTCATTCACTCGCTTTGCTTTAGTCCTAATAGGTACTGGCTTTGCGCCGCCACCGAGCAGGGTATCAAGATCTGGGATCTGGAGAGTAAGAGCATAGTGGAGGACTTGAAGGTTGATCTTAAGGCAGAGGCTGAGAAGTCTGACGTCACTGACATCGGAAATAAGAAGAAGGTAATAATGCTTTCTCATCCTTTGCTATTCTGTATTATGGGTTTTCCTTTTTGGATTCAAGATGATAAGTAATTTGAATGCTATGTTTTGGTTGGAAATTTTAGGTGCAACTTGATTTATTGTGAATAATTGGGTTTTGGATTTTATGATGATGGTATAGGTTCCTTGTTTTTATGAACTGAACTTAACTTGTAGATGGAAATTAGGCTAGGCTGCTTGGTCAATTCCATTTTACCATGAGCTTGTTTATTAAGACAATCAAGTTAGATATCCTACTTGTTTTTATGAACTGTACTGAATCTGTTTCTTGAGTGCATAACTACTAGGTTTTATCTTCTTTGTGAATTGTGAATTATGAATTGTGAATATGGAGTTATTTGCTCGTCACATATTGCGGCATCTATTTTGCTAATCAGGTAAAAGTACTGTAGTAGTAGTCGGATTAAATTCACCTAAATGCTCATGTTTCTTTTGTTCAGTTTTTTGTTTCTAAGCATGCCATTGTTAGTATTTGTACTTTGACAAGCTTTTGCCCTGAAGTTGTGATGTAAAACTTTCTTTAAAATCATTTGTATAATTCTAGATTGGTATTTGGTTTAAGAGTTCATTAATTGTTAGGAAAATGATGGAATTATTTTCCATGTATTGCAGGTCATATACTGCACAAGCTTGAACTGGAGTGCCGATGGAAGCACCTTGTTTAGTGGGTACACTGATGGTGTAATCAGAGTTTGGGGGATTGGTCGTTACTAGATATGCTTGTCTTGAGTTAAGATTTTGTTTCAAATGTCGGAAggttttttggtttattttcttaatatGGTTGGATATTGAGGCCTTGCTCACTTCTATTctaatttggtttggtttattTAATTACTGGCTTAGGTTTGAATTGAATGGAGTATAATTTTCTCAGTTTTGCTTCCTTCCTTTTTTATGTCATGATTCAATAATAAGATTAGTATTATGTGAAAAACTCGTTAAAGTGTAGTTTTTCTGAAATCTGTGTTGCCTTTCCGTCGACGTGGTTGCTAGGCTGGATCCAACAGTGGTCCTCGATTAGAACGGGTTTCGTAGCCCACTCTCTCGCCTATGAGATCACCAAAAGGCATGAGCGCTCATTGTTGGGCATTTGGTTGGCCATATAGGTTTACAATTTGGACATGAAGTCCATTTATGGAAAATGCCTCGTACGGCTTCACATGCCCGCTTGCACCCTTGACAATAATTGAAGGTCACAAGCTCAACCACACACCATGGCTAACAATTTGCACAACTTAAGTTGATCCTTCACGAACTTGGGTATAAGAGAGGGGACTCTCCTTTCGGGATAAATGTTATCTCACAACACTACAACTCAGTATTGTAGATGGTTTTACCTTTTCTCTTTttgaaatgaataattttatattttagaaaatGGGAGTTAATTAAtatgagtaaattaattaattaattaattaattatgtggGGACGGTGAAAATTTTTGTTGGTAACTGTATGAATAGTGAAGAAGAGTTCACCCTATTTTTGGAAGAAGAGAAAACAGTCCATGTCACAAGAAACATCCCAAGAGTGAAGGGAAAAACTCTTTGGAACCCTACCATATTCCAGGGTTATTTTCACTTATATTTTTATGAAGCGGTACTATGTGAAAATCTTTAGGGAATGTTCCGAATAATGATTATTTTGACTTATTCTAAATTGCGAGTTGTTCTCAATGTAGAGATTATTTCGAATAAGAGTTGTTCTGTGGTGATGCGTTTTTTTGGTAGAGCTTGTTCTAAGTAAGGACTcgtcaaaaaaaaaaatacaattggTTTAAATACAAGATGTTACAAACAATGATTGTTCTAAACATAGCTATTCTTGAAACGCCATTACTCTAAACATGATTTGTACTGAACTTTAGTTGTTCTCAACAAAAGTAGTTCTCAATTAATGACATTAGATGACAACTGTTCTAACTAAAGCCCTATTCTGAACATAATTATTCTTGAACAACTTTTCACAATAACTATTATTCTAAACAAGAATTGTTGCTCTAGAATAAATAATAGGTGAAACAACAATGCCAATTGTTCCACACTTGGTAGCATGATTTCCTAAAATATAATATTGTTTATCTTAAGGAAGAGATAAAATGTTAATAGCCAAAATTGAGTATCTATATTTTGCCCCTAGATGAGAATTCTTAAGAGAAGTTCTCATGCAAGAAGAgtgtagaaaaaataaataaaacaattttatacTCGTAAAAAGTTCATGTTGTGTAGGagaagaaaaaaattgtatttatcaCTTTGTTGTGCCGTGcatgaatttttgttttgatgagagaaaagaaaaaaaaaacatgcataaaaGCAAGTGTAGGGGTGAGTGTTTGATTGAATCGAGTAAAAGttttcgagttaattgagttgacggatcttattttatcatcctcactcaattttaaaacttttcgaaTCGAGTAAAGTGAAACGAAACTCGAGttgaattgagtgaaattattcgagttaaattaaaaaattaaacatgtgaaactaaaatcttgttacaatataactaattccatgttagagaacacataaattttgaaaccatatatatttgaaaacttttttaaagcaaaataagaaaaaaaaaacttgaattgttaattaacttatttaggtcccaaaattattattttcgattatttttaaaattttaactttctttatatactttttatattttttaaaatataaattttggaaattttataaatattttgaaatattttgtaaCTTTATTTGAGAGaaaccaatttgttcattttcaaaattgacagggatGAAAatggtatttacaccaatctcttattcgaattattcgagttatttgagttttaaaattcAACTTGACTCAAACTAGAAACtcaaattttacttattcaaGTTGACTCGTAAAAAtcaaataactcgattcgattaactcaaatttTTCTTCGATTTTTTCAAACTGAATTAAGTTCTGCTCACCCCTAAACAAGTGTATTatggaaaaaaaatgataatattttctctTAAAAAATGGAGAACATGCTAGAATGTTTCTCTAGAAATTTTAGAATAACaagttatataaaaatattaataaaaaaattggaaagaaaatGCAAGAattgttttgagaattttgagaagagtaagttatagtATTTTGGAAGagcatgtcttttttttttttttttaaatttaggaatAACAAGCTAGTGCACTTCTCTAAAAATTTAAGAATGACAATCCATAGGGTTTCGCTTAAAAAAATGGAATAACTTGTTATTGCTTTTCCTAAAAAAAATGAGAACAACTAGGTAAATTATTTCCAGTTAGTTATATAATTTTGCTAAATAAATAGGAATATTTTCTTATAGCGCTTTCCTTAAAAAAAAAATGGGAACAACTAGGCAAAATGCGTCCAAAAGTATTAGTTATATTGCATCACTAAATAAATATGAGACATCTTATTATAGCGTTTTTGGACCAGAACTAGTCAAAATCGGCATGTATTGCTAGGAAAAACGTCATATGAAATAATGCACTAAAAAGTCTACAAATCGTTTTTGGACCAGAAGAGTGATGATAATGAAAGACCTCGAAACAATCTTTTCATCATTCCCGCTAACATCTAAGGGAGCACGATGATCACGGGCATTCTATTTGACACCGGAAGGTCCCATGACACCCTCTACCTTCAAACGATGGAAGAAATGAGAATATCACGAGTGGAGCTAACACCCGCACGCGTTCTCTTGGTGGGAGTAGGGAATGTGGAGATTCTCTCAATTGGAAACTTGGTTCTTCTACTCACCTTGGAAGAAAGCCCGTGGATAACAACTACCATGGTAAACTTTCTAGAAAGCAATTTCTAAGCAATACTGATACTTTTAATGGAAACTATTAGATATTTAGGTATACCAAAAATTTCCTTTTCCTACTCGTGTGTGAGGACTTTAGTCTATACCAAAGTTTTTAATAGATACCAATATTTCTAATGATATATTAAAGTTTTAActgtttaataaatattaatatataaaatattttaaatcgaTATGATAAAGATATATCAGttaaaaaatttacatgtatGACAAATccaattatatcaataaattcaataattgaaTCATTAAGccaattgagtcttagctcgattggcattgATATTCTTGCTAGTACAAGAGGACGTAGGTTCGAGCACATCATCCTCCTATTTATAAGTGCTGGAAATTAACATGATaaagtggaaagaaaattatTGAATTACGAATATAATGAAATGAGATAAATAAGTGGACAACAAATTGAGTTGTGTAGAAAGGTAGCGTAGaaatcaaacaaataaacatatataaaaatcaaaAGGTTTTAGAGCCAGGGTAATGAATCCACTGCAGTTGGATCTCCACTTCCCCACACTCCACATTTCTCAATCTAAGGAAGAGGTCTTGGATGATCTTCCCTTCATTATTCACGTATATGGCACTCTCATCCACCAGGCAGTTGTCGGTGTCCGGTTTCAACCTTGATAATACTGTTCCACTTGGTATTTCTTCCAAATTCGTATACGTTTTCAAAGCTTCTATGAATGACCTCACCTCGAACTCTGAATCTCCCATTTTGTCATCCTTGCTGAACGTGTCATGGTCGTACACAGTCTACAATTTTGTTCAAAGGCTTAATATATGATGCATGCGTTTATGTTGAATGAATTGGGAATCTTTATTTGCGTACTTACCAGACTGACTGGAATATCAGGATCTGTTATTGAAAGAGTTAAATCATCATTCCACTCAGGGTTTACATCCTTCTTTACTATACGAGTCTTCAATCTCTGCAAACGAATATATACAAAACATATAATTAAAGGTGTGTGtataacatcatcatcatcataataataagaagaagagaaCCTGGTTGCCCATCTTAACAACTACATAAGGATCGCTGCTACGGACATCACGAACGGCAAGGTTAACGCCCCGTTTAACGTGAACCCGCAGCAAACCCATCAAGTTGTCCATCACAGACTCACTCGATTCTAGGTCTGCTGCTCTTGGTGCACCTTCTATTAAACTGTGCATTTTCGCTCTTAATCTCCTCCTCCTTTGTACAGCCAACTGAAAGacgtttctcttttctttctctacCTCTATCCAACCAAAGCagatcatttaaataaataactaaatctTTTAATCGATAAGTAACAGAAGGAGAAAGGTATGAAGCATTACTCATTGTTTTTGGTTTGCTGGGATCCAcctgggttgtttctttattcaAGCACCTGATAGGCAGAGAATGAGAATTTTATAGGAATGATCAAGGAGCTTGTCAGTTGGAGGTATGGATGGTGGACCCAAATGCAGAATAGGGGATGTGGGGGGATAAATATCAATGGAGGATGACCCTGAGATCCCGATTAGTAAGCTCTTGGAAGGGAATTGGTCCTCCTATTATTCCGCTTCTTCAGTTTACCTCCGACAAACCATCACCAACGCCTAAATTACACTGTTTTTGCGGATCAATCTATCATTCTTCCAACTTTTTTgccttcctttctctttttttctttactaGAACATTACATTATTGTTATGGTTAAAATGTGTCAATAGTCcatgtatttttcaaaaattggaaatttagttcatgtaattatatttttaagaatttaatctctttatttttttaaatttagatttaactgttaacattattaatttctttgttaaattgattattgtgacaaataaaaaaatcagtggatagccatgtaattaaaaaaaatgttacaattaacttgaatttaacaaaaaatttagtaatataaataattcaactcaaattttaaaatctaaaaaataaatataaattttagaaaatataggTACTAtaggcatattttaacctattgTTAATAATAACCACCTCTCAACCACTAGGACCAGCAAAAAAAGACTCACCTAGACATGTTTAAAGGTCCCattattcattaaaattcaaaGATTATCCTGAAATATAAAAGAGTTTCAACAAAAGTATAAAGCTTAAAAGATGGACTTATGTAGAAATTTGGACTCATTTTTTTATTGAGTCGAGCcttggataaatttttttattatctgaTTTTAGatataatctttatattttattataatcttaGATAGATTCAAACCCCATCCTTAATAACTAAACCTAAAACCTAATTCTTATTCCAATACTCTTCAGCTCTCAAACTTATAATTTGTCCATCCCCTGTCACTGTATTTTTCACAATCACGATCATTTAGGGTTTCAAATTACCTTCTGTTTAATGGTCTTATTCCTTCATCCATTCCACCACTAGTCCGTCTATCATCCATTCGTCTGACCATCTCCTTTCGAGGTTTGTATTTTAGCCTCTCTCTTTTTTAATTGTAAataaatgatgaagaagaaggacttatgtgggttttttttttgtttttttgaaatgattctctaaaataaaaaataatattgttatGAATAAGGGAAGAAGATGAAAATAGAATGAAGAGAAGGAGTATGAAGGTTGGAAGGAGATCATGGTTTCTTGGAGAAAATTTAGAGATTTAGAACGAGAATGAAAATGAGAGATTATCTGGTTGTTTCATACTTCTATTTGCCGATGTGAATGActagcaattaattatttcaggTCTCCGTAATGTTTTATGTGAGTAAAGTTGGTTGAATTGAGATAGACGAATTATCTAGATTCGaatatgttcaatttttttaaaatacataatcaagTTTGTAGAGTACGTTGTTAAGTCGGTAAGATAAcacaaatataaatttattagtaatacCTGCTTTGCATCCTCGCAAAATATGATGTCTTTGTCCTTGGGAGAAGCTCAAAACCCTGAAAATCGAAGGTCTGATTTCTTTTGAATTATTGTAGGACTTctctttcattttaatttttaggttACATTTAATCACAATTTCTCTAATTAGATTACAAAATTTGTTTAGAACTTAagtattttttcaaatttaaagatgttttaaataaattgttgattgagtcttaacatGGGTATTGTTGTGCGCTGAAAtatattatccttctatttatgggttggagagggctgtgaataattctaaacattatgttaaaaagaacaaatatgaccGGGACCTAtattgaaaatgttaaaaaaactaaaaaatcgaACATATATGCCACACGtcttaattactattttataaCGATGTAATTGAATTCTTTAAACTGATTTAAGCTCAAATTAGTTCCTTTACAATTGAgttaaacttaaataaaattttaaattcatatttttatgagataaatctGAATTAACTCATTATTTCAATCCGAATAGACGTCTAAACTAACCCATTAATTGAAGGCTTTTATATACATGCTACATAGACAATCATAGGATCATATCAATGTCCATCCCATCGCATGATAGTAAATCAGACAATGACCTAACTATCAACCCTATAAAGTAGACAATCTGTCCAGATCGACCCACCCAAATTCTCCCTCTATGAACTCTATATATATCGAAGAAGACTCTAAGCTATTACTACGCTGTCAAACTCTGCTCAAACAACACTATAACTCTTCAAACTTGGGTTTTCGGAAATTATTTACGAagtcaaaatttcatttatagcTCATTGACAAGTTACCACATACCAAGTTCATTGATTGAACAAGATGCTGATAAGAACATATTATTAATCTTTAAATTCTTCCATGGTGGCCTCTTAACAAATTCTTTTCATTTAAATCATGtgttataaaattaacatattatacacatatttacTACATTAATACTATATTTTAAATCACATGCCATTCTAAAGCAGCTAAATTCTCATAACATATTATTAGGGATTTTGACACTTTATGATCAAGGGTCATTAAGTTATAACTTATTTTCAAACACTTTAATTCATAGAATTCACACACATAGATTTCAatatcattttcatatatttttccaaAGCATAATAACTTAAGATAAGTATGAGTATCTAAGAGTACTTACCTATTGGATGCTTATTATCTCAAGATCAAAATTCTAAACACTTGAATCCATCTTCAACAAACTTGGAATATTTTTCATTCTCAACATTTTCTCATTTTTCGTACACACAaaaatataaccaaaattaaCACAAGAGCTTTCCAAGCTTTCACATGGTAACCAAACTCAAATATCAAGTTAAGAGAGGTGAAAAACATCATTTCTTACCTTATTAAAGCTCTTTCTCTAGTTTAAAACTAGTTTTTATTCCCGTGTGATGCATGGGTCAATTGTGTATATTACCTTTatagtatttttatatataacattAGCTTTTGTTTAACAACATTAATGAATTTCCTCAAGAAAATCCAAAAGTAAtgtaattcaaaatatttttaaaaacatataacaAATTAGTAGTAGTTATATTAATGTCttttaatcttaaaaatatttaatattaaaacaatatggTTCGACtagtaatattaatttattattattatttaaataatattattaataatttttataagttatttatattatatattgttaaatttattttttttaatgttaaagtTATTAgtattcaaattttttataatatatatttattttgctcTAGTTTAAACAATGaatgtaaattaaatatatattatagaataaaattgtaacttaaatgaaaatttgtgCAATCTTTAATTATGCCGGGCTGAAtgtatttttttaccttttattttaataaatattataatcttTAATTACCTTTGGCTATATCTTTGATGGGCGACAAGAGATAGTTTTTCATCTGTAGGGACTTATAGAGGTATTCACCAACTTGGCTCGATCGATAATTCTAGTGTTTGGAATTCAATTTGGAAAATCAAGGCGCCTCAAAGGGTAATTAGGGTGTTTATTTGAATCCTGTGGAAGAATAGATTACTAACTAATGGAAAGAGATTAAGGAGACATATGGCGAATGAAAGCCATTGTCTGAGATGTAGCAATGTATATGAATTGGGAATCCATGTTGTTCGGGATTGCACCTTTCCTAGGACTGCTTGGTGGTCAATTGAGCCAACTCATGCTTgggtaagattttttttctttgccaCTGGATGAGTGGATCTTATGGAACTTGCAGAACATTGGACATTGTGATAGTCAAGAGATAGAATGGCGATTTTTCCCCCTATAATGTGGTAGCTTCTTTGGAAATATTGGAATATGTATGTGTTTTCTAGTAGTCACAGTTGTGCTCAAGAAATTGTGAATATAGGTGTTAGTTGGACGAAGAGTTACGTAAGGATGCTTGCACTTGTGTTACATGTTAATCTTATGGTTTCTGCTATGCAGTGGTCAACTCCGAATAGAGGTTGGAGTAAACTTAATACATATGGGGCAGTGTCGCTAAACAGATCTTATGTTGCCATTGGGGCAGTGATTAGAGATGCTGATGTTAATTGGTTATGGGGATTCTCGATGTTGCTAGGTAAAGACACAATTTTTAAGATTGAATAAAAAGCTATTCTAGAGGGTCTATGCTTAGCATGGGAAAAGGGGATTCGGCAGTTAAAGATTGAGTGTGATAATGCTCTTTTGGTGGAGACGATTGTGGGTGGTGGAAGCAAGATTACGCTCTATTCATTGAATGATAAATCTAAGTTAAGGTTTGTATATGCCATATT containing:
- the LOC107953320 gene encoding guanine nucleotide-binding protein subunit beta-like protein, with protein sequence MAGSEGLILRGTMRAHTDMVTAIATPIDNSDMIVTSSRDKSIILWHLTKDEKTYGVPRRRLTGHSHFVQDVVLSSDSQFALSGSWDGELRLWDLSAGTSARRFVGHTKDVLSVAFSIDNRQIVSASRDRTIRLWNTLGECKYTIQEGDAHTDWVSCVRFSPNTVQPTIVSASWDKTVKVWNLTNCKIRNTLSGHSGYVNTVAVSPDGSLCASGGKDGVILLWDLAEGKKLYSLDAGSVIHSLCFSPNRYWLCAATEQGIKIWDLESKSIVEDLKVDLKAEAEKSDVTDIGNKKKVIYCTSLNWSADGSTLFSGYTDGVIRVWGIGRY
- the LOC107956531 gene encoding protein C2-DOMAIN ABA-RELATED 4; protein product: MKVEKEKRNVFQLAVQRRRRLRAKMHSLIEGAPRAADLESSESVMDNLMGLLRVHVKRGVNLAVRDVRSSDPYVVVKMGNQRLKTRIVKKDVNPEWNDDLTLSITDPDIPVSLTVYDHDTFSKDDKMGDSEFEVRSFIEALKTYTNLEEIPSGTVLSRLKPDTDNCLVDESAIYVNNEGKIIQDLFLRLRNVECGEVEIQLQWIHYPGSKTF